The genomic region AGACAGCTCTGCAGCCCTGGCTGTACAGAAGACAGGAGGTACGTTCTCAAAGACAGTTTATTTATAAACCAAGGAGGACAGGAGCCTATTAGTCACCCCCatccccttccctcttcctgaGCAAAGACTGGCACAGACATGGCTCCCCACCGCCTCACAAGGCTTTTGGTACAAACTGGTTTGGCCCAGAGCATCTCTAAGGACCCTGGTAGGGCAGGGCACCCTCTGCTGCCACCACCTGGGATGTGCTGGGGAACCTGGAGTGGGGCAGCCTGATATCCCGGGGCCCCGGCCAGGGCTCTGGAGCTGCTCTTCCCTGGGCTCTGCAGCTTGGGGTCCTGGGCCACCTCAGACCCAGGCCCaaggctgggctggggaggaggggtcACCCATCCACATCCCAGCTGAAGAGATGGTGCTTCACCAGCATGTCCCGGACGCCCTCCTTCAGGGGCTGCTGCGCCTGCAAACAGGGCAGCCCCTCACCTCACAGGCCTTGGGCGTGGCTGGGGTGGTTCCTAACCACTGACACCAgcactctgtgtccccacctcagccaccctgTGAACGGTTTGGGCAGCTCCATCAGCACAGGCCTTACAAGGCCCACACCACCCACCTCTCTCTTCGCAGGGAGTTCCCAGTCCTGGGAGAGGCTGAAGGCAAAGCAGCAGAGGACTCTAGAGGTGAGGAGGGGGTTGGTGAGGCTCTTGTCACCCCCAGCCAGCCCTTCCTGACCCACCTCCATTCCCCAAACCCAGCAAGGTCCTCACCGGAGCTCACACTTGATCTGGACCCAGCCCGGGCTGCGCAGGAAGGACCAGGGCTGGTACCACTTCTCCACGGTGGGCAGGCTGGAGCAGAGCACCTCCAGCCACAGGTGCAGCACCTGCTCACTGGGGACACGGCCAGGAGTGGGGAGCAGGGGCGGCTCCAGGCCCTTCTGGCTGCAGCCATGGTAGAGGCCTCCAGCCTGTCCCTCAGCAGCTCCCAGACCACCCTCTTCAGGGAAGGACCTGAGCCCCTGAGGTTCTTTGTCCTTTAGGGTCCCCTGTAAGGACCCTCCCGATGCTGGGCTGGGTCCCCCTACTCCAGTGTTCTCCTCCAACCCCTTTTCCACACTCACTTGAGCCCCACGCAGATCAGTGAGCGGAGCTTCACGTCCATTTGTGCGTGCACTGCATCATGGCTCACGTTCACAGACTGCACAGCCTGGGGACGGCACCATCCGCTGTCACTCAGGCTCCCCCACGGGCTAACCTCGAGAGGTCTATAGGGTCTGGCAGGGGAGGCCCCTTACCCGGTAGAGCAGCTCCTCCGGGGTCAGGACCTTGCCATCTTCGTCCAACCTGAGGGGGCACCAAAGCTCCTGGGGTGCCGGGGCTGGGTCAAACCCCGCCCTCCCACTGCAGGTGGCTCCACCAGAGGAACCCAGGCCCAGTTACCTGAAGGTCTTACAGAGCACCAGGCGGGAATACACGGAGGCAAAATCTCTCTCGACCTCCCGGCCTGCAGCCTGTGGGAACAGCACACGGTGTGAGTGTAGGGACAGGAAGATGCTGGTTCAAAGCCCTTGGGGCCAACTGGGCACCTGTTACTGCCCTGCCAGCTCTTCCCATCCTCTCCGTGGGGCCCAGGGACAGGAAGGGCCTAAGATGGGTACCGGGGGGCACAGCAGGGCTGGTGCAGGGTGGGAGACATGGGCCAGCCACTGACTTACCTCCTCTATAAACAGCCAGGGGTGGCAGGCGCCCCCAAGCAGGGATGGCTTCTTCAGTCCATGTTCGAACAGGGCCTTAAGGGCCGGGCAGAGGGTCCCTCGCACGAGGTCTGTGACCCCCTCCGTCACTGAGTCGTCCCCCGCGATGGAATACTGATGGGAGGGATGGGTCTGAGAAAGCCCTGCCTGACACCTGCAGCCAGTTgccctcctctgtcctctctgccATGCTACAGGCCAGGACTCACTGGGGACACAGGCCCTGGCTAGGAGGATGCCAGCCGTGCCTAGCCCGCCCACCCCCTCACCTCTTTGCTGCGCTCATCCAGGACTTCCACAAACTTGGCTGGAAACCAGCCTGTGGGAAAAATAGGCCCTGTGAGGAGCAGCCACAGCtcaggcaggcagggcagggggaAGCTGGCCCAGGTGCTTCAGGGACCTCAAGCCAGGCAGGGGTAGAGAGAACGGCCTGGCAGCGGCCAGGGTCACTGAAGTCTTCTGtgcccaccccctcctccctctcccagctcAAGAGCAGACCAAGGCCCCCACCTCGAAGGCCGTTGAGCTCCCCCACCCAGCAGTGCTCGTCCTTCTGAGACACGATCTGCACAGGAGGAAAAACAGTAGGAACCAAAGCTGGGTGCCTGGGGCCAGCGCCGCCTGCACCCCCGATACGACTCCTCAGCAGCTAGGCCAGGCCAAGACCCCTATATCTTCACAAGAGCAGCTCTTGGCAGGGAAAGGGGTTGGAGTGGGGCTTGGTGGAGGGAGGTTGGGGGACCCGCCCCAGCCTGAGGACCTGTAGTCCAGCGCCCCCACGCACTGTGATGATGTCGTTCTTGCGGAAGCCCAGCTCGTCGTCGTCGTGCCGCTCGAAGTCCAGCAGGGCCTTGGCTCGGCGCCGGTGGCCGCGTGAACATGCCACGTAGTTCTCGTGGTCCCGCTGGTGGCTCTCCATGCTGTAGTCTGGAGTCAGCTCCTGCCACAGTGAACACAGGCCCACCAAGGGGGTTGGAGGAGTTAGGGCCATGTTTGGTACCAGCCCGGGGAGCTGGCCACTCACCACGCTGCAGTTTTTGGGGTCTGCGCACTGGAAGTGACGTGCCACGCGCAGGATGGCTTCCCGGAGGTCAGCCACCAGTTCCGTCTGCTTGATGTTCTTGGCCTTGAGTGCCTCCAGGTCATCCTCCCCTAGGAGGCCCAGAGAGCAATGGTGACCACGGCTCACTCCAGGCCCCCGAGGAAGCTCCACATCCACGTGAGCGTGAGGACAGACTGTTCCATGCCCACACTGCCTGGCACCCGCAGAGCTCTCACCGAAGAGCAGAGCAGTGATGGTGGACTTCCTCCGCTGGGTCCTGCGGCGAACAACCTGCACCATGAGGAGGGGGTCAGGGCGGTCCTGGCCCCTGGAAGAGAACCCACCAGCCCTTGGCTTATGCTCTCTCATCTAAAATGGCCTCTGATGCCGGCTCTGAGAGTTGAAAACAGATAATCAGTTCAGAGCTGGGTCTGCCTTCCTCCCAAACTGTGCCAGGGTCAGAACCTGAGACGCATGAAGCCCGAGGTGGCCTGGGTCACCCCACAGCTGTGGTCTGactgggccaggctggggtgcagagcAGGAAGGGCTGGTTTGTTTCCCATAGCCCCCGCACTTGCTCTGAACTTTAAGGTGACCCGTTCCCCACATGCTGTGGGCCAAGTCAGGGCCCCCCATCCTGGGTCACCTGAGAGAGGTTGGTGAGGGTGCCGGTCCCCAGGAGCTGACCCTGGTCTGCAATGAGATAGGCCAGGTGCTTGCGGCGCTGAGTCTCCACAGCCACGTCGGTGAGGGAGCCGGCCAGCCGCATGGCCACCCCCAGAAGCAGCTCCGCGTCCTCCATCTGCGACGGGATATCCGATAGCGTGTTGAAGATGGAGGCTGAGTTCTCTGACTGGATCAGCTCTTCTTCCTGGGCCATGTCAGAGCAGGATGCAGGGAGAAGGTTGTTACTGCAGGAACCTGGCACTGAGCTGACCCCAACCCCCATCCTCAGGGACCCGTTTGCCTTGGCACGGTTGTCAGGGGCCGGGGGACTGGTCTTGCCTGGCCCAGGGAGGTCTCTCACTCCCTGCCCCCCATCTCGGGCTCCTACTCCTCAGCCTGAAGTGGGGCCCTGGAGCACCTTGAGGTGCAGCATGCCCAGCGTGAGCTGGAACAGCACCCGGGAGCCCTCATAGAAAAACAGGTCCCAGATGCGCAGAAGCAGCTTGATGTCCACCACGCTGGCGAAGGCCGTGAGGAACCAGTGCAGTGTGATCAGGGACAGCTCTGTAAACACAGGAGCCGAAGCtgctggggaggaggtggaggaaacCTCCATCCCCAGAACTGGAGGGAGGTCCTCCCTGCCCAAGAGCGAAggaggggatggggcagggaaCACCGGAGAACAAAAGAGCGACAAAGACCAGAGTTGGGGGCTATGCCCCATCCCCCCTTGGCCATCCGCCTGAGGCCTCCAAGCTGCAGAATGGGAGCCACTGGCTCAGAGGCCCCTTACCGATGTCATGCTCCTGGAGCAGCTTGTCCAGGCGAGGCAGGTACTGGACAATGAGGTGGCGCAGGACCCGCTGGTCAGTCTGGACGCCCAGCAGGGTGGTGCTGAAGTAGGAGGCGGGGAGCAGGTCCTCGATGATGGCGCACATCATCCAGAAGgcgtcctcctcctccaggaacaGCAGGAGGCAGGCAGCCACCTGGCCAGGGCATGGGGATAAGGGCCCTCTACCCAGGTctttgtgcaaattagaaaagGTGCCCCTACCCTAGGGAGACCATTTAGCAAAAGCCTCTTGGGGGGCACGCATGCTGGAACACAGGCCTTCCCCGGCTGCTTTCCTTGGCCGGCCTCAGTTTCACACCCTTTGGGGGGCCCCTCTGCTTGAATAACGTGCAGCTGCCCTGATCT from Macaca thibetana thibetana isolate TM-01 chromosome 10, ASM2454274v1, whole genome shotgun sequence harbors:
- the LOC126963577 gene encoding small G protein signaling modulator 3 isoform X2 — protein: MSGSHTPSACGPFSALTPSIWPQEILAKYTQKEESAEQPDFYYDEFGFRVYKEEGGEPGSSLLASSPLLEDAPQRLRWQAHLEFTHNHDVGDLTWDKIAVSLPRSEKLRSLVLAGIPHGMRPQLWMRLSGALQKKRNSELSYREIVKNSSNDETLAAKQIEKDLLRTMPSNACFASMGSIGVPRLRRVLRALAWLYPEIGYCQGTGMVAACLLLFLEEEDAFWMMCAIIEDLLPASYFSTTLLGVQTDQRVLRHLIVQYLPRLDKLLQEHDIELSLITLHWFLTAFASVVDIKLLLRIWDLFFYEGSRVLFQLTLGMLHLKEEELIQSENSASIFNTLSDIPSQMEDAELLLGVAMRLAGSLTDVAVETQRRKHLAYLIADQGQLLGTGTLTNLSQVVRRRTQRRKSTITALLFGEDDLEALKAKNIKQTELVADLREAILRVARHFQCADPKNCSVVSGQLPGLVPNMALTPPTPLVGLCSLWQELTPDYSMESHQRDHENYVACSRGHRRRAKALLDFERHDDDELGFRKNDIITIVSQKDEHCWVGELNGLRGWFPAKFVEVLDERSKEYSIAGDDSVTEGVTDLVRGTLCPALKALFEHGLKKPSLLGGACHPWLFIEEAAGREVERDFASVYSRLVLCKTFRLDEDGKVLTPEELLYRAVQSVNVSHDAVHAQMDVKLRSLICVGLNEQVLHLWLEVLCSSLPTVEKWYQPWSFLRSPGWVQIKCELRVLCCFAFSLSQDWELPAKREAQQPLKEGVRDMLVKHHLFSWDVDG
- the LOC126963577 gene encoding small G protein signaling modulator 3 isoform X1, whose protein sequence is MSGSHTPSACGPFSALTPSIWPQEILAKYTQKEESAEQPDFYYDEFGFRVYKEEGGEPGSSLLASSPLLEDAPQRLRWQAHLEFTHNHDVGDLTWDKIAVSLPRSEKLRSLVLAGIPHGMRPQLWMRLSGALQKKRNSELSYREIVKNSSNDETLAAKQIEKDLLRTMPSNACFASMGSIGVPRLRRVLRALAWLYPEIGYCQGTGMVAACLLLFLEEEDAFWMMCAIIEDLLPASYFSTTLLGVQTDQRVLRHLIVQYLPRLDKLLQEHDIELSLITLHWFLTAFASVVDIKLLLRIWDLFFYEGSRVLFQLTLGMLHLKEEELIQSENSASIFNTLSDIPSQMEDAELLLGVAMRLAGSLTDVAVETQRRKHLAYLIADQGQLLGTGTLTNLSQVVRRRTQRRKSTITALLFGESSAGARQCGHGTVCPHAHVDVELPRGPGVSRGHHCSLGLLGEDDLEALKAKNIKQTELVADLREAILRVARHFQCADPKNCSVELTPDYSMESHQRDHENYVACSRGHRRRAKALLDFERHDDDELGFRKNDIITIVSQKDEHCWVGELNGLRGWFPAKFVEVLDERSKEYSIAGDDSVTEGVTDLVRGTLCPALKALFEHGLKKPSLLGGACHPWLFIEEAAGREVERDFASVYSRLVLCKTFRLDEDGKVLTPEELLYRAVQSVNVSHDAVHAQMDVKLRSLICVGLNEQVLHLWLEVLCSSLPTVEKWYQPWSFLRSPGWVQIKCELRVLCCFAFSLSQDWELPAKREAQQPLKEGVRDMLVKHHLFSWDVDG
- the LOC126963577 gene encoding small G protein signaling modulator 3 isoform X3, which encodes MSGSHTPSACGPFSALTPSIWPQEILAKYTQKEESAEQPDFYYDEFGFRVYKEEGGEPGSSLLASSPLLEDAPQRLRWQAHLEFTHNHDVGDLTWDKIAVSLPRSEKLRSLVLAGIPHGMRPQLWMRLSGALQKKRNSELSYREIVKNSSNDETLAAKQIEKDLLRTMPSNACFASMGSIGVPRLRRVLRALAWLYPEIGYCQGTGMVAACLLLFLEEEDAFWMMCAIIEDLLPASYFSTTLLGVQTDQRVLRHLIVQYLPRLDKLLQEHDIELSLITLHWFLTAFASVVDIKLLLRIWDLFFYEGSRVLFQLTLGMLHLKEEELIQSENSASIFNTLSDIPSQMEDAELLLGVAMRLAGSLTDVAVETQRRKHLAYLIADQGQLLGTGTLTNLSQVVRRRTQRRKSTITALLFGEDDLEALKAKNIKQTELVADLREAILRVARHFQCADPKNCSVELTPDYSMESHQRDHENYVACSRGHRRRAKALLDFERHDDDELGFRKNDIITIVSQKDEHCWVGELNGLRGWFPAKFVEVLDERSKEYSIAGDDSVTEGVTDLVRGTLCPALKALFEHGLKKPSLLGGACHPWLFIEEAAGREVERDFASVYSRLVLCKTFRLDEDGKVLTPEELLYRAVQSVNVSHDAVHAQMDVKLRSLICVGLNEQVLHLWLEVLCSSLPTVEKWYQPWSFLRSPGWVQIKCELRVLCCFAFSLSQDWELPAKREAQQPLKEGVRDMLVKHHLFSWDVDG
- the LOC126963577 gene encoding small G protein signaling modulator 3 isoform X4; its protein translation is MMRPLLPSRLRRTCCAPCPATPASPAWAASGCPACAGCSGPWPGSTQRSATARALVAACLLLFLEEEDAFWMMCAIIEDLLPASYFSTTLLGVQTDQRVLRHLIVQYLPRLDKLLQEHDIELSLITLHWFLTAFASVVDIKLLLRIWDLFFYEGSRVLFQLTLGMLHLKEEELIQSENSASIFNTLSDIPSQMEDAELLLGVAMRLAGSLTDVAVETQRRKHLAYLIADQGQLLGTGTLTNLSQVVRRRTQRRKSTITALLFGESSAGARQCGHGTVCPHAHVDVELPRGPGVSRGHHCSLGLLGEDDLEALKAKNIKQTELVADLREAILRVARHFQCADPKNCSVELTPDYSMESHQRDHENYVACSRGHRRRAKALLDFERHDDDELGFRKNDIITIVSQKDEHCWVGELNGLRGWFPAKFVEVLDERSKEYSIAGDDSVTEGVTDLVRGTLCPALKALFEHGLKKPSLLGGACHPWLFIEEAAGREVERDFASVYSRLVLCKTFRLDEDGKVLTPEELLYRAVQSVNVSHDAVHAQMDVKLRSLICVGLNEQVLHLWLEVLCSSLPTVEKWYQPWSFLRSPGWVQIKCELRVLCCFAFSLSQDWELPAKREAQQPLKEGVRDMLVKHHLFSWDVDG